The following proteins come from a genomic window of Candidatus Poribacteria bacterium:
- a CDS encoding ABC transporter ATP-binding protein: MNNSAETLIRIVDLHKSYYDGDAELRVLQGINLDVYTSELLAIVGASGVGKSTLLHIIGTLDRPTAGRVLYSEDDIFSLPDKTLAGFRNKEIGFVFQFHHLLPEFTALENVAMAALITTSNHKTTYKEAEALLDYVGLAERCTHYPSQLSGGERQRVAIARALINQPRVVLADEPTGNLDRRSSETVLELLWDLNAKSGQAFVIVTHNQELAEQVDRVVQLVDGKVVL, encoded by the coding sequence ATGAATAACTCGGCAGAAACCCTCATCCGTATTGTAGATTTACATAAATCGTATTATGATGGTGACGCGGAACTCCGAGTACTTCAAGGCATAAACCTTGATGTCTACACGTCAGAATTACTCGCAATTGTAGGCGCGTCGGGTGTTGGAAAAAGTACGCTACTCCACATTATTGGGACACTTGATCGACCAACAGCGGGTCGTGTTTTATACAGCGAAGACGATATTTTCAGTTTACCAGACAAGACCCTCGCTGGGTTCCGGAACAAGGAAATCGGTTTCGTATTTCAATTTCATCATTTATTACCGGAATTCACCGCACTTGAAAATGTCGCAATGGCTGCATTAATCACAACATCGAATCATAAAACGACTTACAAAGAGGCTGAGGCACTCCTTGATTACGTTGGACTTGCTGAGAGATGCACACACTATCCGAGCCAGTTGTCGGGTGGCGAACGTCAACGTGTCGCAATCGCACGCGCCCTGATTAATCAACCGAGAGTGGTGCTTGCTGACGAACCCACAGGGAATCTGGATCGGCGCAGCAGCGAAACGGTACTGGAACTCTTATGGGATTTGAACGCGAAATCTGGACAGGCATTCGTTATTGTAACGCATAATCAGGAACTCGCCGAACAAGTAGATCGGGTTGTTCAACTCGTTGATGGAAAGGTTGTTTTATAG
- the ilvE gene encoding branched-chain-amino-acid transaminase → MLIYIDGEFLPKAEAKVSVFDHGLLYGDGVFEGIRSYNGRVFKLDEHLERLYDSAKSIMLQIPIPIETMKEQVLETLRLNHLTEAYIRLIVTRGVGDLGLDPDKCPKPTIIIITDKITLYPPKFYEEGLEIVTASVRRNYAEAINPRIKSLNYLNNILAKIEGKQAGAEEVLMLNAEGYVVECSGDNIFWIKNEVLVTPPVHIGILEGVTRNSVIDLAREAGMQVEERVFTRHDLYIADECFLTGTAAEVIPVVKIDQRPIGDGQPGKITQKLIDAFRQFAHSYGTPIYTPEV, encoded by the coding sequence ATGTTGATTTATATCGACGGAGAATTTTTACCCAAAGCAGAGGCGAAAGTCTCGGTGTTTGACCACGGGTTACTCTACGGCGATGGTGTTTTTGAGGGCATCCGCTCCTATAACGGTAGAGTTTTTAAACTTGACGAACATCTCGAACGGCTTTACGATTCTGCGAAATCAATTATGTTACAGATCCCTATTCCTATCGAAACAATGAAGGAACAGGTGCTGGAAACACTCCGTCTCAACCATCTCACGGAAGCCTATATCCGACTGATAGTCACCCGCGGCGTTGGGGACCTCGGGTTGGATCCAGATAAATGCCCAAAGCCGACTATCATTATTATCACTGATAAGATTACCCTCTATCCACCAAAATTCTATGAGGAAGGACTTGAGATCGTAACCGCCTCGGTTCGTCGGAATTACGCCGAAGCCATCAATCCACGAATTAAGTCCTTGAACTATCTAAATAATATTTTAGCGAAAATCGAAGGAAAACAAGCCGGAGCAGAAGAGGTTTTGATGCTGAATGCCGAAGGCTATGTTGTTGAATGTAGCGGAGATAACATTTTCTGGATTAAAAACGAAGTGTTGGTCACACCACCAGTCCATATAGGGATCTTGGAGGGTGTTACTCGAAACAGTGTCATCGATCTTGCCCGTGAGGCAGGGATGCAAGTCGAAGAGCGCGTCTTTACACGGCACGATCTCTATATTGCCGACGAATGCTTCCTGACTGGCACCGCCGCTGAGGTTATCCCTGTCGTGAAAATCGACCAGCGCCCCATTGGAGATGGACAACCCGGGAAGATAACACAGAAACTTATCGATGCATTTCGGCAGTTTGCGCATAGTTATGGAACCCCAATCTACACCCCTGAGGTATGA